A single Sphingopyxis chilensis DNA region contains:
- a CDS encoding sigma-70 family RNA polymerase sigma factor: protein MRIEPAEQFAASGGRAPRARGYGESAEALVEEYAPLVRKIAWQVFSRVSRTSELDDLIQTGLIALIEASRHYEERGFAFATYATTRIRGAMIDQLRREADVGRSAMVAAKRIQAMRSTLEQQLMRAPTTAEMAVAFDMSAEDYFALERNATHGRSTSLDELTDIGAFLAADEDAGADDRCEQEDLMGALRQCVGRLSEREQMVLQLYFFEELNLHEIGLTLDVSAARICQIKREAMAKVDRMMKDMTE, encoded by the coding sequence ATGAGAATTGAGCCCGCCGAGCAGTTTGCCGCGAGCGGCGGCCGCGCGCCGCGAGCGCGCGGCTATGGCGAGAGCGCCGAGGCGCTGGTCGAGGAATATGCGCCGCTGGTGCGCAAGATCGCCTGGCAGGTCTTTTCGCGCGTGTCGCGGACGAGCGAGCTCGACGACCTGATCCAGACCGGGTTGATCGCGCTGATCGAAGCAAGCCGCCATTATGAGGAGCGCGGATTCGCCTTTGCGACCTATGCCACGACGCGCATCCGCGGCGCGATGATCGACCAGCTGCGCCGCGAAGCCGACGTCGGCCGTTCGGCGATGGTCGCCGCGAAGCGGATCCAGGCGATGCGCAGCACGCTCGAACAGCAGCTGATGCGCGCGCCGACCACGGCCGAGATGGCGGTCGCCTTCGACATGTCGGCGGAGGATTATTTCGCGCTCGAACGCAATGCGACGCACGGCCGCTCGACCTCGCTCGACGAGCTGACCGATATCGGCGCCTTCCTTGCGGCTGATGAGGATGCCGGCGCCGACGATCGCTGCGAGCAGGAAGATTTGATGGGCGCGCTGCGCCAGTGCGTCGGCCGCCTGTCCGAGCGCGAGCAGATGGTGCTCCAGCTCTATTTCTTCGAAGAGCTCAACCTGCACGAAATCGGGCTGACGCTCGACGTCAGCGCGGCGCGCATCTGCCAGATCAAGCGCGAGGCGATGGCCAAGGTCGATCGCATGATGAAGGACATGACCGAATAG
- a CDS encoding flagellar basal body rod protein FlgB has protein sequence MMASEKLFGLHATALQLRSQRMMMLASNIANAATPGYKARDLDFAKALDLAQQGASTESAESYRVPVQASLDGNTVEMATEQTAYAENALAYRSSLAFLSGRINTLSRALKGE, from the coding sequence ATGATGGCATCCGAGAAACTCTTTGGCCTGCATGCGACGGCACTCCAGCTTCGCAGCCAGCGCATGATGATGCTCGCGTCGAACATCGCGAATGCCGCGACGCCGGGTTACAAGGCGCGCGATCTCGACTTCGCCAAGGCGCTGGACCTCGCGCAGCAAGGTGCCTCGACCGAAAGCGCGGAGTCGTACCGGGTGCCCGTCCAGGCGTCGCTTGACGGCAATACCGTCGAGATGGCGACCGAGCAGACCGCCTATGCCGAAAACGCGCTCGCCTATCGTTCGAGCCTCGCTTTCCTCAGCGGCCGCATCAACACGCTGTCGCGCGCGCTGAAGGGCGAATGA
- a CDS encoding FadR/GntR family transcriptional regulator, producing MAVTKAASLADDLVQRFEEQIETGEMPVGSRFPTEKDITETFGVSRTVVREAYSRLAARGLLVSRRGSGAYVPDGAQYRAFQVTAEEIGEIDDVLRLLEMRMGFEAEMADLAARRRTDADLAALRRTLDAMEESRDVDASVAADAAFHAAIASATGNPYFLRFTQFLGVRLVPSRRLYLQGDDPVRHQRYAHTINRDHEAIVVAIEAGDPVAARRAARRHIEKSIQRYRGLKESR from the coding sequence ATGGCGGTAACCAAGGCGGCATCGCTGGCAGACGATCTGGTCCAGCGTTTCGAGGAACAGATCGAGACGGGCGAAATGCCCGTCGGATCGCGTTTTCCGACCGAAAAGGACATCACCGAGACGTTCGGCGTCAGCCGCACCGTCGTGCGCGAGGCCTATTCGCGGCTCGCGGCGCGCGGCCTTCTGGTCTCGCGGCGCGGATCGGGCGCCTATGTTCCCGACGGCGCGCAATATCGCGCCTTTCAGGTTACCGCCGAGGAAATCGGCGAAATCGACGATGTGCTGAGGCTCCTCGAAATGCGCATGGGGTTCGAGGCCGAGATGGCCGATCTCGCCGCGCGCCGGCGGACCGACGCCGACCTTGCGGCGCTGCGCCGCACGCTCGACGCGATGGAGGAAAGCCGCGACGTCGATGCGTCGGTCGCCGCCGACGCCGCCTTTCACGCCGCGATCGCCAGCGCGACCGGCAACCCCTATTTCCTGCGGTTCACCCAGTTTCTCGGCGTCCGGCTCGTGCCATCGCGGCGGCTCTATCTGCAGGGCGACGATCCGGTCCGGCACCAGCGCTACGCGCACACGATCAACCGCGACCATGAAGCGATCGTCGTCGCGATCGAGGCGGGCGATCCGGTCGCCGCGCGCCGCGCCGCGCGCCGGCACATCGAAAAGTCGATCCAGCGCTATCGCGGTCTGAAGGAGAGCCGATAG
- the flhA gene encoding flagellar biosynthesis protein FlhA, which produces MTADFNLRNVARFASISALPAGMLILVGLMVIPVSPLILDISFVANIMISLLILMVALQASKPLDFSAFPTVLLLATLFRLALNVASTRVVLVHGHEGTSAAGHVIEAFGQVLIGGDYVVGLFVFFVLMIINLIVITKGAGRVSEVSARFTLDALPGKQMAIDADLNAGLLTPEEAKARRVEVGTEADFYGSMDGASKFVKGDAVAGLLILFVNIIGGLILGIFSHGLSLSEAGSTYITLAIGDALVAQIPALLLSIAAAAIVTRVASPFDLSGQIGSQFSSPVIWMAVGGILLILGLVPAMPQLLILPASALAFAIGWQLRRAEAAVADLPEPVAPAPDPSHIEWSDVSDASACQLEIGYALVTLVDERKGSPLMTRITGIRRQLSKELGFVVPPVKVSDDLSLPGNVYRISVAGVIVGEDEVFPNEMLALDSGDLVTKVVGRPCKDPTFGLDALWIPKAMQNDAIAAGYTVVDPATVVATHLNNSIVGSAAELFGIDDAQALIDNLKTRYPQLAQNLSPQGYALPRVASLCKSLLVERVPLRDFRKIAEAMVALAAQQLGEIDLVEAVRQRIGALIVQTIVPSRMPLPVVTFSPEIEMLLNQAVRANPAAEWPFEHGLAMTIIEQVGQAVEPLLLQTRSFALVASPICRSALSRLVRATFPDVAVISYLEIPATKQTEIVATIGAEVPRLAAGPVAHMEDQPHEN; this is translated from the coding sequence ATGACCGCGGACTTCAACCTCCGCAACGTCGCGCGTTTCGCCAGCATCTCGGCACTGCCGGCGGGGATGCTGATCCTCGTCGGGCTGATGGTGATCCCGGTCTCGCCGCTGATTCTCGACATCAGCTTCGTCGCGAACATCATGATCAGCCTCCTGATCCTGATGGTCGCGCTGCAGGCCTCGAAACCGCTCGATTTCTCGGCCTTCCCGACCGTGTTGCTCCTCGCGACGCTGTTCCGGCTCGCGCTCAACGTCGCCTCGACACGCGTCGTGCTCGTCCACGGCCACGAGGGCACCTCAGCGGCAGGCCATGTCATCGAGGCGTTCGGCCAGGTCCTGATCGGCGGCGACTATGTCGTCGGCCTGTTCGTCTTTTTCGTGCTGATGATCATCAATCTGATCGTGATCACCAAGGGCGCGGGCCGCGTGTCCGAAGTGTCCGCGCGCTTCACCCTCGACGCGCTTCCCGGCAAGCAGATGGCGATCGACGCCGACCTCAACGCCGGGCTGCTCACCCCTGAAGAGGCCAAGGCGCGCCGCGTCGAGGTCGGCACCGAAGCCGATTTCTACGGCTCGATGGACGGTGCATCGAAATTCGTGAAGGGCGACGCAGTCGCGGGGCTGCTCATCCTGTTCGTCAATATCATCGGCGGGCTGATTCTCGGCATCTTCAGCCACGGGCTCAGCCTGTCCGAAGCCGGCAGCACCTATATCACGCTCGCGATCGGCGACGCGCTCGTCGCGCAGATCCCGGCGCTGCTGCTATCGATCGCCGCCGCCGCGATCGTCACCCGCGTCGCCTCGCCCTTCGACCTCAGCGGCCAGATCGGCAGCCAATTCTCCTCGCCCGTGATCTGGATGGCGGTCGGCGGCATCCTCCTCATCCTCGGCCTCGTCCCCGCGATGCCGCAGCTCTTGATCCTGCCCGCGTCCGCGCTTGCCTTCGCGATCGGCTGGCAGCTCCGCCGCGCCGAGGCGGCGGTCGCCGACCTGCCCGAGCCCGTAGCCCCCGCGCCCGACCCGTCGCATATCGAATGGTCCGATGTCAGCGACGCGAGCGCGTGCCAGCTCGAGATCGGCTATGCGCTCGTCACCCTCGTCGACGAACGCAAGGGGTCGCCGCTGATGACGCGCATCACCGGCATCCGCCGCCAGTTGTCGAAGGAACTCGGCTTCGTCGTTCCGCCCGTGAAGGTCAGCGACGACCTTTCGCTCCCCGGCAACGTCTATCGCATCTCGGTCGCCGGGGTGATCGTCGGCGAGGATGAGGTCTTTCCCAACGAAATGCTCGCGCTCGATTCGGGCGACCTCGTCACCAAGGTCGTCGGCCGCCCGTGCAAGGATCCGACCTTCGGCCTCGACGCGCTGTGGATTCCGAAGGCGATGCAGAATGACGCGATCGCGGCGGGCTATACCGTCGTCGATCCCGCCACCGTCGTCGCGACGCACCTCAACAACAGCATCGTCGGTTCGGCCGCCGAGCTGTTCGGCATCGACGACGCGCAGGCGCTGATCGACAATCTCAAGACCCGTTATCCGCAGCTGGCCCAGAATCTGAGCCCCCAGGGCTATGCGCTGCCGCGCGTCGCGAGCCTCTGCAAATCGTTGCTCGTCGAGCGCGTGCCGCTGCGCGATTTCCGCAAGATCGCCGAAGCGATGGTCGCGCTGGCGGCGCAGCAGCTCGGCGAGATCGACCTTGTCGAAGCGGTGCGCCAGCGCATCGGCGCGCTGATCGTCCAGACGATCGTGCCGAGCCGGATGCCGCTGCCCGTCGTCACCTTCAGCCCCGAGATCGAGATGCTGCTCAATCAGGCGGTTCGCGCCAATCCCGCCGCCGAATGGCCGTTCGAACACGGCCTGGCGATGACGATCATCGAACAGGTCGGTCAGGCGGTCGAACCGCTGCTGCTCCAGACGCGCAGCTTCGCGCTCGTCGCCTCGCCGATCTGCCGCTCCGCCCTCTCGCGCCTCGTGCGCGCCACTTTCCCCGACGTCGCCGTCATCTCCTATCTCGAGATTCCGGCGACCAAGCAGACCGAAATTGTCGCGACGATCGGCGCCGAAGTGCCGCGCCTCGCGGCCGGGCCGGTAGCCCATATGGAGGACCAACCGCATGAGAATTGA
- the flgM gene encoding flagellar biosynthesis anti-sigma factor FlgM — translation MSGDSKIGPVGGVGRTGPLRRVASDNVAARAPAQLQPAQENLPTAKLTRLANSLADQSPPVDVARVASLRTAIANGSYGVHPAIIASAMLDFHGRGTD, via the coding sequence ATGTCGGGTGACAGCAAGATCGGACCCGTTGGCGGCGTCGGCCGCACCGGCCCGTTGCGGCGGGTCGCCAGCGACAATGTCGCGGCGCGCGCGCCCGCGCAGCTCCAGCCGGCGCAGGAGAATCTACCGACCGCAAAGCTGACGCGCCTCGCTAACAGCCTGGCCGACCAGTCGCCGCCTGTCGATGTCGCACGCGTCGCCTCGCTGCGCACGGCGATCGCGAATGGCAGCTATGGCGTCCACCCGGCGATCATCGCGAGCGCCATGCTCGATTTCCACGGCCGCGGGACCGACTGA
- the flgC gene encoding flagellar basal body rod protein FlgC gives MTMNGNFSVFDISGRAMSAQLVRLNTTASNLANAGTVAGSEAGAFRSLKPVFRTVMDDHGRATVQIDQVTTSKMAPSKRHDPSNPLADADGNVWEAAVDSAAELVEMVETARQYQNNVQVLETAKGLINETLRMGQ, from the coding sequence ATGACGATGAACGGCAATTTCTCCGTCTTCGACATCAGCGGTCGCGCCATGTCGGCGCAGCTCGTCCGGCTGAACACCACCGCCTCGAACCTCGCCAACGCGGGGACGGTCGCGGGCAGCGAAGCGGGCGCCTTCCGCTCGCTGAAGCCCGTCTTTCGCACTGTGATGGACGACCATGGCCGCGCGACGGTGCAGATCGACCAGGTCACGACCTCGAAAATGGCGCCTTCGAAGCGCCACGATCCGTCGAACCCGCTCGCCGACGCCGACGGCAACGTCTGGGAAGCCGCGGTCGATAGCGCCGCCGAGCTCGTCGAGATGGTCGAGACCGCGCGCCAGTATCAGAACAATGTCCAGGTCCTCGAAACCGCGAAGGGCCTGATCAACGAAACCCTCAGGATGGGACAGTAA
- a CDS encoding DUF4861 family protein — protein MRNLFLVLALFATPAGAQEHKPIRPATVEEQGARAAVTIADYRFDDLLWENDRIAFRIYGRALEAAEPPSSSGIDAWGKRVRWPYMDRQLRTGDQHADHGEGVDFYNVGTGRGAGGLGIWHDNKLWTSRNYVRPRILRSGPDVADFAVDYEPWPVDTQRTVRETRRFTLPAGTNFTRLNSTIMSSSDAELIVGIGISKRPIGGAKLGDIRKDEAAARMSWWGPADGDKGRMAAAVIVDPAAFAGFAEDADNYLILVRVQPGRPFVYYSGAAWDKGGDFATEADWNRYVDAQRPDFRPEALTLASFAAR, from the coding sequence ATGCGAAACCTATTTCTTGTTCTTGCCCTGTTCGCGACCCCGGCGGGCGCGCAGGAGCATAAGCCGATCCGCCCCGCCACCGTCGAAGAGCAAGGCGCGCGCGCCGCGGTCACGATCGCGGACTATCGTTTCGACGACCTGCTCTGGGAAAATGACCGGATCGCGTTTCGCATCTATGGCCGCGCGCTGGAGGCGGCCGAACCGCCGTCGTCGTCGGGGATCGACGCGTGGGGCAAGCGCGTGCGCTGGCCTTATATGGACCGGCAATTGCGCACCGGCGACCAGCATGCCGACCATGGCGAGGGGGTCGATTTCTATAATGTCGGCACGGGGCGCGGCGCTGGCGGGCTTGGCATCTGGCACGACAACAAGCTGTGGACCTCGCGCAACTATGTGCGGCCGCGCATCCTGCGATCGGGACCGGACGTCGCCGACTTCGCCGTCGATTACGAACCCTGGCCCGTTGATACGCAGCGCACGGTGCGCGAGACGCGACGCTTCACCTTGCCCGCGGGCACGAATTTCACGCGGTTGAACTCGACGATCATGTCGAGCAGCGATGCCGAGCTGATCGTCGGCATCGGCATCTCCAAGCGGCCGATCGGGGGCGCGAAGCTGGGTGACATCAGGAAGGACGAAGCGGCGGCCCGCATGAGCTGGTGGGGGCCCGCCGACGGCGACAAGGGGCGGATGGCGGCGGCGGTGATCGTCGATCCGGCGGCCTTTGCTGGTTTCGCCGAGGACGCCGACAATTATCTGATCCTCGTTCGCGTCCAGCCGGGGCGGCCCTTCGTCTATTACAGCGGCGCGGCATGGGACAAGGGTGGCGATTTTGCGACCGAGGCCGACTGGAATCGCTATGTCGATGCACAGCGCCCCGATTTCCGGCCCGAGGCCTTGACCCTAGCCAGCTTCGCGGCGCGATGA
- a CDS encoding MarR family winged helix-turn-helix transcriptional regulator: MQPFSNEEIAELKSRVDQIHELLASRGEESPPAAVRGVEAARDSAPSDAGLLDQLSLSIQIRRIRRSHFGDTEISGPVWDMMLDLMLAGAHGRVLSASDLATGAGVPLSSGLRMIASLERRGLVHRSIDERDRRRTIVRLSDHGTERMASYFERVGGVRQAMLQLAA, translated from the coding sequence ATGCAGCCGTTTTCGAACGAAGAAATTGCCGAGCTGAAATCGCGGGTCGATCAGATCCACGAACTGCTCGCGAGCCGCGGCGAGGAATCGCCGCCCGCCGCCGTGCGCGGAGTCGAGGCGGCGCGCGACAGCGCTCCGTCCGATGCCGGGCTGCTCGACCAATTGTCGCTCAGCATCCAGATCAGGCGCATCCGCCGCAGCCATTTCGGCGACACCGAAATATCGGGACCCGTCTGGGACATGATGCTCGACCTGATGCTCGCGGGCGCGCACGGCCGCGTGCTCAGCGCCAGCGATCTCGCGACCGGCGCGGGGGTTCCGCTGTCGTCAGGGCTGCGCATGATCGCATCGCTCGAACGGCGCGGGCTGGTGCATCGCTCGATCGACGAGCGTGATCGCCGCCGCACGATCGTGCGGCTGAGCGACCACGGGACCGAGCGCATGGCCAGCTATTTCGAAAGGGTCGGCGGCGTCCGTCAGGCCATGCTGCAGCTGGCAGCCTAG
- a CDS encoding flagellar hook assembly protein FlgD: MGVYSITNNNPVIQPKGSSQQMDQSDFLRLMTAQLSQQDPFNPVDNTEMVAQMAQFSSLAGISETNTVLAQISEQLAAQTQLLQDIKAATPSTPTTQEG; this comes from the coding sequence ATGGGCGTCTACAGCATCACGAACAACAATCCGGTGATCCAGCCGAAAGGCAGCAGTCAGCAGATGGACCAGAGCGATTTCCTTCGCCTGATGACCGCGCAGCTGTCGCAGCAGGATCCTTTCAACCCCGTCGATAACACCGAGATGGTCGCGCAGATGGCGCAATTCTCGAGCCTCGCGGGGATCAGCGAAACCAACACGGTGCTCGCGCAGATTTCGGAGCAGCTCGCCGCGCAGACGCAGCTGCTTCAGGACATCAAGGCCGCAACGCCCTCGACCCCCACCACCCAGGAAGGATAA
- a CDS encoding flagellar hook-basal body complex protein — MSFFTSLSGLKASQTDMSVISNNIANAGSVGFKRSKAQFGDIFASSPTQSTKTIAGQGTRLNGITQQFTQGSYEASEKTLDMAIVGEGMFIVKGNPPTEAITYTRNGSFEPTPDGYVIDTTGAKLQLLPVDANGNVTNNTLAGAYDLQLPTGAPSDPTSSLVNVSIGLDGLVTATFANGEDQMLGKVAMATFPTMSGLRPTGDAHWQSTGESGAPTIDGPTSGSMGAVRSGALERSNVDITEELVMLMSAQRNFQANAKAIEGASQLTQTIIGMR, encoded by the coding sequence ATGTCATTCTTTACCTCGCTTTCGGGCCTCAAGGCCTCGCAAACCGACATGTCGGTCATCTCGAACAATATCGCCAACGCGGGCTCGGTCGGCTTCAAGCGCAGCAAGGCGCAGTTCGGCGACATTTTCGCTTCGTCGCCGACGCAGTCGACGAAGACGATCGCGGGCCAGGGCACGCGCCTCAATGGCATCACCCAGCAGTTCACGCAGGGATCGTACGAAGCGAGCGAAAAGACGCTCGACATGGCGATCGTCGGCGAGGGCATGTTCATCGTGAAGGGCAATCCCCCGACCGAGGCGATCACCTATACGCGCAACGGTTCGTTCGAACCGACGCCCGATGGCTATGTCATCGACACGACGGGCGCAAAGCTCCAGCTCCTGCCCGTTGACGCCAACGGCAACGTCACCAACAACACGCTCGCCGGCGCCTATGACCTGCAACTGCCCACGGGCGCGCCGTCCGATCCGACCTCGTCGCTGGTCAATGTGTCGATCGGCCTCGACGGCCTCGTCACGGCGACCTTCGCCAATGGCGAGGACCAGATGCTCGGCAAGGTCGCGATGGCAACCTTCCCGACGATGTCGGGCCTGCGCCCGACCGGCGACGCGCACTGGCAGTCGACGGGCGAAAGCGGCGCGCCGACGATCGACGGTCCGACCAGCGGCTCGATGGGCGCGGTTCGTTCGGGGGCGCTCGAACGGTCGAACGTCGATATCACCGAGGAACTGGTGATGCTGATGTCGGCGCAACGCAATTTCCAGGCCAATGCCAAAGCGATCGAGGGCGCGTCGCAGCTGACCCAGACGATCATCGGCATGCGCTGA
- a CDS encoding response regulator transcription factor, which produces MLYSNPVQGDPDNYLSLLSAAQIETLRHVYEHKNSKQIARLMNVSPHTVDERVRRVLKKLNVSNRIEAARILAVNGVFDDVTPYQPLTYQLIDLGDVAPPADAEAGRSSFRRIFDIGSPFPTASQPANRHGLMERIIWPILIAFATILAFSALYSILVGLGRVLT; this is translated from the coding sequence ATGCTCTATTCCAACCCCGTGCAAGGCGACCCCGACAATTACCTCAGCCTGCTGTCCGCCGCGCAGATTGAAACGTTGCGGCACGTTTACGAGCACAAAAATTCCAAGCAGATCGCCCGCCTGATGAACGTTTCACCGCACACGGTCGATGAACGGGTTCGGCGGGTTTTGAAAAAGCTTAATGTTTCGAACAGGATAGAGGCAGCGCGAATCCTGGCGGTTAACGGTGTCTTCGATGATGTTACCCCTTATCAGCCTTTGACATATCAATTGATCGACCTAGGCGACGTTGCTCCGCCCGCCGATGCCGAAGCGGGGCGCAGTTCGTTTCGGCGAATTTTCGATATTGGTTCGCCATTTCCTACCGCGTCCCAGCCGGCCAACCGGCATGGGTTGATGGAAAGGATAATCTGGCCAATCCTGATCGCGTTCGCGACGATTTTGGCTTTCTCCGCCCTCTATTCGATCCTTGTCGGACTTGGTCGCGTTCTGACCTGA
- a CDS encoding transglycosylase SLT domain-containing protein, which translates to MNAINNPLGAGRIAAPVLDAVQNASARSGIDFDYLFDVARVESGYNPAAQAQTSSARGLYQFTRQTWLATLDRHGANHGLAWAADAIGRDASGRLTVADPALRQQIFDLRDDPTASSNMAAALTGDNRTYLESRIGRAAEPVDLYLAHFLGSGGAAKFLTALAANPDQPGASMMPEAAAANRSVFYAADGSMRSLGEIRERFRVKLEEGGKVENMKPFPPSGWHAQASSSSGLAGAGGGRPPLQMMDIQPMPKTLSMGFAADAYRRLASLSGGAA; encoded by the coding sequence ATGAACGCAATCAACAATCCCCTAGGCGCCGGCCGCATCGCCGCACCCGTGCTCGATGCGGTGCAGAACGCGTCGGCGCGGTCGGGAATCGATTTCGACTATCTGTTCGACGTCGCCCGCGTCGAGAGCGGCTATAATCCGGCCGCGCAGGCCCAGACCTCATCGGCGCGCGGCCTTTATCAGTTCACCAGACAGACCTGGCTTGCAACGCTCGACCGCCACGGCGCGAACCATGGCCTAGCGTGGGCTGCCGATGCGATCGGCCGCGACGCGTCGGGCCGGCTGACCGTCGCCGACCCCGCGCTCCGCCAGCAGATTTTCGATCTGCGCGACGATCCGACGGCGTCTTCGAACATGGCGGCCGCGCTGACCGGTGACAATCGCACCTATCTCGAAAGCCGGATCGGCCGCGCCGCCGAGCCGGTCGATCTCTATCTCGCGCATTTCCTCGGGAGCGGCGGTGCCGCCAAATTCCTGACGGCGCTCGCAGCCAACCCCGACCAGCCCGGCGCATCGATGATGCCCGAGGCCGCCGCCGCCAATCGTTCGGTCTTTTACGCCGCCGACGGCAGCATGCGCAGCCTTGGCGAGATCCGCGAACGCTTTCGCGTGAAGCTCGAAGAGGGCGGCAAGGTCGAAAATATGAAACCCTTCCCCCCCTCGGGCTGGCACGCGCAGGCGAGCAGTTCGAGCGGGCTCGCGGGCGCCGGCGGAGGCCGTCCGCCGCTCCAGATGATGGATATCCAGCCCATGCCCAAGACGCTCTCGATGGGCTTTGCCGCCGATGCCTACCGGCGGCTCGCCTCGCTTTCGGGAGGCGCCGCATGA
- a CDS encoding flagella basal body P-ring formation protein FlgA, protein MSRKILAGLAACATVVPHIAGAQQATEDWQSIDALTATIASALGRTATPIDRRIKLARCPEQASITAIDARTLAVRCAPLGWRLRVPMTGPAGAAPAAANYARPAASAPVIRRGDNVRVTIDTDSYSISYAAIAAEDGRVGETIALKGNDTRSSLSATVTGPGRAVLQD, encoded by the coding sequence TTGTCCCGCAAAATTCTCGCCGGCCTCGCCGCCTGCGCCACCGTCGTCCCGCATATCGCCGGGGCCCAGCAGGCAACCGAGGACTGGCAATCGATCGATGCGCTGACCGCAACGATCGCCAGCGCCCTGGGTCGCACCGCGACCCCGATCGACCGCCGCATCAAGCTTGCGCGCTGTCCCGAACAGGCGTCGATCACCGCCATCGACGCGCGCACGCTCGCGGTGCGCTGCGCCCCGCTCGGCTGGCGCCTGCGCGTCCCGATGACGGGCCCCGCCGGCGCGGCCCCCGCGGCGGCAAACTATGCCCGTCCCGCGGCAAGCGCCCCGGTGATCCGCCGCGGCGACAATGTTCGCGTGACGATCGACACCGACAGCTATTCGATCAGCTATGCCGCGATCGCCGCCGAGGACGGGCGCGTCGGCGAAACGATCGCGCTCAAGGGCAACGACACCCGGTCGTCGCTCAGCGCCACCGTCACAGGCCCCGGACGCGCGGTGCTGCAAGACTGA
- the manD gene encoding D-mannonate dehydratase ManD, with protein MPKIVSARVISTSPGRNFTTLKIECDDGTTGVGDATLNGRELAVAHYLSEHVAPCLIGRDAHRIEDIWQFLYKGAYWRRGPVTMTAIAAVDMALWDIKGKVAGLPVYQLLGGAAREGCMVYGHANGATIADTIEAALDYQRQGYKAIRLQCGVPGMASTYGVSKDRYFYEPADNDLPTENVWSTAKYMRVVPELFAAAREALGWDVHLLHDIHHRLTPIEAARLGKDLEPYRPFWIEDATPAEDQDAFRLIRQHTTTPLAVGEIFSSVWDCKALIENRLIDYIRATVLHAGGITHMRQIASLADLHQVRTGCHGATDLSPVTMAAALHLGLAIPNFGIQEYMRHTAETDAVFPHAYRFADGMLHPGDAPGLGVDIDEALAGTFPYTRAFLPVNRLEDGTMWSW; from the coding sequence ATGCCGAAGATCGTGTCAGCCCGGGTGATATCGACGTCGCCGGGCCGCAATTTCACGACGCTGAAGATCGAATGCGACGACGGCACGACCGGCGTTGGCGATGCGACGCTCAACGGCCGCGAACTGGCCGTCGCGCACTATCTGTCCGAGCATGTCGCCCCCTGCCTGATCGGGCGCGACGCGCACCGGATCGAGGATATCTGGCAATTTCTCTACAAGGGCGCCTATTGGCGGCGCGGCCCGGTGACGATGACGGCGATCGCGGCGGTCGACATGGCGTTGTGGGACATCAAGGGCAAGGTCGCGGGGCTGCCGGTCTATCAATTGCTCGGCGGCGCGGCGCGCGAGGGCTGCATGGTCTATGGCCATGCCAACGGGGCGACGATCGCCGATACGATCGAGGCGGCGCTCGACTACCAGCGGCAGGGATATAAGGCGATTCGCCTGCAATGCGGCGTGCCGGGGATGGCGTCGACCTATGGCGTCAGCAAGGACCGCTACTTCTACGAGCCTGCCGACAATGACCTGCCGACCGAGAATGTCTGGTCGACGGCGAAATATATGCGCGTCGTCCCCGAATTATTCGCTGCGGCGCGCGAGGCGCTCGGCTGGGACGTCCATCTGCTCCACGACATCCATCACCGGCTCACCCCGATCGAGGCGGCGCGGCTCGGCAAGGATCTGGAGCCTTACCGCCCCTTCTGGATCGAGGATGCGACCCCGGCGGAAGATCAGGATGCGTTCCGCCTGATCCGCCAGCATACGACGACGCCGCTCGCCGTCGGCGAAATCTTCTCGTCGGTGTGGGACTGCAAGGCGCTGATCGAAAACCGGCTGATCGACTATATCCGCGCGACCGTGCTCCACGCGGGCGGCATCACCCATATGCGCCAGATCGCTTCGCTCGCCGACCTGCACCAGGTCCGCACCGGCTGTCACGGCGCGACCGACCTGTCGCCGGTGACGATGGCCGCGGCGCTGCACCTGGGGCTCGCCATTCCCAATTTCGGAATCCAGGAATATATGCGCCACACGGCGGAGACCGACGCGGTCTTCCCGCATGCCTATCGCTTTGCTGACGGCATGCTTCATCCCGGCGACGCGCCCGGTCTCGGCGTCGATATCGACGAGGCGCTCGCCGGAACCTTTCCTTATACCCGTGCCTTTCTGCCGGTGAATCGGCTTGAGGACGGCACAATGTGGAGCTGGTGA